The Medicago truncatula cultivar Jemalong A17 chromosome 4, MtrunA17r5.0-ANR, whole genome shotgun sequence genome includes a region encoding these proteins:
- the LOC25491832 gene encoding probable serine/threonine protein kinase IRE isoform X1, which produces MSSNLPPPENDPPPATSSPVSAKSRTLQKFPPIVNRRTATLSSNNVDDECKEENNKNKNHDNEEESEEEEEEEEDVLVTESEFERAECSYSSSILQASSLGLNQIRTRFSSPLRHSSSAGAPSFPIKDVVNNVAKFRSRVSHPKDLGGKVHWNQSKSLKARSQLLILEGNHAAYAKDFQSPRYQEILRLTSGKKRKNRPDIKSFSHELNSKGVRPFPVWKHRAFGQEIMVEIRAKFEKLKEEVDSDLGGFAGDLVGTLEKIPGSHPEWKEGLEDLLVVARQCAKMTAAEFWINCETIVQKLDDKRQDIPVGILKQAHTRLLFILSRCTRLVQFQKESVKEQDHILGLHQLSDLGVYSEQIMKAEESCGFPPSDHEMAEKLIKKSHGKEQDKPITKQSQADQHASVVIDNVEVTTASTDSTPGSSYKMASWRKLPSAAEKNRVGQDAVKDENAENWDTLSCHPDQHSQPSSRTRRPSWGYWGDQQNLLHDDSMICRICEVEIPILHVEEHSRICTIADKCDLKGLNVNERLERVAETIEMLLDSLTPTSSLHEEFNELSLERNNMSSRCSEDMLDLAPDNTFVADDLNLSREISCEAHSLKPDHGAKISSPESLTPRSPLITPRTSQIEMLLSVSGRRPISELESYDQINKLVEIARAVANANSCDESAFQYIVDCVEDLRCVIQNRKEDALIVDTFGRRIEKLLQEKYLTLCEQIHDERAESSNSMADEESSVDDDTIRSLRASPINGFSKDRTSIEDFEIIKPISRGAFGRVFLAQKRSTGDLFAIKVLKKADMIRKNAVEGILAERDILISVRNPFVVRFYYSFTCKENLYLVMEYLNGGDLYSMLRNLGCLDEDMARVYIAEVVLALEYLHSQSIIHRDLKPDNLLIGQDGHIKLTDFGLSKVGLINSTEDLSAPASFTNGFLVDDEPKPRHVSKREARQQQSIVGTPDYLAPEILLGMGHGTTADWWSVGVILYELLVGIPPFNADHAQQIFDNIINRDIQWPKYPEEISFEAYDLMNKLLIENPVQRLGVTGATEVKRHAFFKDVNWDTLARQKAMFIPSAEAHDTSYFMSRYIWNVEDDEHCAGGSDFYDHSETSSSGSGSDSLDEDGDECASLTEFSNSALGVQYSFSNFSFKNISQLVSINMMHISKETPDDSNPSVS; this is translated from the exons ATGTCTTCCAACCTTCCCCCACCGGAAAATGATCCACCACCAGCGACATCGTCGCCGGTATCCGCCAAATCCAGAACTCTTCAGAAATTCCCTCCCATTGTAAACCGCCGCACCGCGACATTATCATCGAACAATGTAGACGACGAATGCAAAGAAGAGAATAATAAGAACAAGAATCATGACAATGAGGAGgaaagtgaagaagaagaagaagaagaagaagacgtTCTCGTAACTGAAAGTGAATTCGAACGTGCTGAATGTTCTTATTCTTCTTCCATTTTGCAAGCTTCGTCGTTAGGTCTTAATCAAATTCGAACGCGATTCTCTTCGCCTCTTCGTCATTCTTCTTCTGCTGGTGCTCCATCTTTCCCTATAAAAGATGTTGTCAACAATGTCGCTAAATTTAGATCTAGAGTTTCACATCCTAAAGACCTAG GGGGAAAAGTTCATTGGAATCAATCCAAATCGTTGAAAGCTCGTTCACAACTCCTCATATTGGAG GGAAATCATGCAGCTTATGCCAAAGATTTTCAATCCCCACGTTATCAGGAAATTCTTCGACTTACAAGTGGTAAGAAAAGGAAAAACCGGCCTGATATTAAAAGCTTTTCCCATGAACTTAACTCCAAAGGAGTTAGGCCTTTTCCAGTCTGGAAACATCGTGCCTTTGGGCAG GAAATCATGGTGGAGATTAGAGCTAAGTTTGAAAAACTAAAGGAAGAAGTTGATTCTGATTTGGGTGGTTTTGCTGGTGATTTGGTGGGTACTCTTGAAAAAATACCTGGGTCTCATCCTGAATGGAAAGAGGGGTTGGAAGATTTGTTGGTTGTTGCTCGACAATGTGCAAAGATGACAGCGGCTGAGTTTTGGATCAACTGTGAAACTATTGTTCAAAAACTAGATGATAAACGTCAAGATATACCGGTGGGGATCCTCAAGCAAGCACATACGCGCCTGTTGTTTATTCTCTCTAGGTGCACTCGTCTAGTGCAATTCCAGAAGGAAAGTGTtaaagaacaagatcacattctTGGTCTTCACCAACTCAGCGATCTTGGAGTATATTCCGAGCAAATTATGAAGGCTGAAGAGAGTTGCGGTTTTCCACCTAGTGACCATGAGATGGCTGAGAAGCTGATAAAAAAGTCACATGGGAAAGAGCAAGACAAACCGATTACAAAACAAAGTCAAGCTGATCAACATGCAAGTGTTGTGATTGATAATGTGGAAGTTACTACGGCAAGTACTGATTCGACTCCTGGAAGCAGCTATAAGATGGCTTCTTGGAGAAAGCTTCCATCTGCTGCGGAGAAAAATCGTGTAGGTCAAGATGCAGTAAAAGATGAAAATGCTGAAAACTGGGATACTTTGTCATGTCACCCTGATCAACATTCACAGCCGTCATCTAGAACGCGGAGGCCTTCTTGGGGATATTGGGGAGATCAGCAAAATCTATTACATGATGATTCAATGATCTGCAGGATTTGTGAGGTTGAAATACCAATATTACATGTGGAGGAGCATTCTCGAATATGTACAATAGCtgataaatgtgatttgaaAGGCTTAAATGTAAATGAACGGCTTGAAAGAGTTGCCGAAACAATTGAAATGTTACTTGATTCCTTGACACCAACATCAAGTTTGCATGAAGAGTTCAATGAGTTATCTCTAGAAAGAAATAACATGTCATCTAGATGCTCTGAAGATATGCTTGACCTTGCTCCTGACAATACTTTTGTTGCGGATGATCTAAACCTTTCACGGGAAATATCATGCGAGGCTCATAGCTTAAAACCTGATCATGGCGCAAAGATATCTTCTCCTGAAAGCTTGACACCGCGATCACCGTTGATTACACCCAGAACAAGTCAGATAGAAATGTTACTAAGTGTAAGTGGAAGAAGACCAATATCTGAACTTGAGAGTTACGACCAG ATAAACAAGCTAGTTGAAATAGCTCGTGCTGTTGCAAATGCGAACAGCTGTGACGAAAGTGCTTTCCAGTATATCGTTGATTGCGTGGAAGACCTGAGATGTGTAATTCAGAACAGAAAAGAGGATGCACTTATTGTGGATACTTTCGGTCGACGAATAGAGAAACTTTTGCA agaaaaatatttaactcTTTGTGAGCAAATACACGATGAAAGGGCAGAATCATCAAATAGCATGGCTGATGAAGAGAGTTCAGTGGATGATGATACAATCCGTAGCCTTCGTGCTAGCCCAATTAATGGTTTTTCTAAGGACAGAACCTCTATTGAAgattttgaaataataaaaccAATAAGCAGAGGTGCGTTTGGACGAGTTTTTCTTGCCCAGAAAAGATCGACTGGTGATTTATTTGCTATTAAG GTTCTGAAAAAGGCAGATATGATTCGTAAAAATGCAGTTGAAGGTATTTTGGCTGAGCGAGACATTCTTATATCTGTTCGAAATCCTTTTGTG GTCCGATTTTACTATTCTTTCACATGTAAAGAAAATCTGTATTTGGTTATGGAGTACTTAAATGGTGGAGATCTCTATTCTATGTTGAGAAACTTAGGTTGCTTAGATGAAGATATGGCTCGTGTATATATTGCAGAAGTT GTTCTTGCGTTGGAGTATTTGCATTCGCAAAGTATAATTCACAGAGACTTAAAGCCAGATAACTTACTGATCGGACAAGATGGTCATATTAAG TTGACAGACTTTGGACTCTCAAAAGTTGGTCTCATCAACAGCACGGAGGATTTATCAGCACCCGCATCTTTCACTAATGGTTTTTTAGTCGATGATGAACCAAAACCTCGACATGTTTCAAAAAGGGAGGCACGTCAACAACAATCAATAGTTGGCACTCCAGATTATTTGGCACCCGAAATACTTTTGGGCATGGGACATG GTACAACTGCAGATTGGTGGTCTGTGGGTGTCATACTTTACGAGCTTCTTGTGGGTATTCCACCTTTTAATGCAGATCATGCACAG CAAATATTTGATAACATAATTAACAGAGACATACAATGGCCAAAGTATCCTGAGGAGATTAGCTTTGAAGCATACGATTTGATGAACAA ATTACTGATCGAAAACCCAGTCCAAAGATTAGGTGTAACAGGAGCTACAGAA GTTAAACGCCATGCTTTCTTCAAGGATGTTAATTGGGATACGCTAGCAAGGCAGAAG GCTATGTTCATACCATCAGCTGAAGCTCACGATACAAGTTATTTCATGAGCCGCTACATTTGGAATGTAGAGGATGATGAACATTGTGCTGGAGGTAGTGATTTTTATGACCATTCTGAAACATCCAGCAGTGGTTCAGGAAGCGATTCATTAGATGAAGAT GGCGATGAATGCGCTAGTTTAACAGAATTCAGTAATTCAGCTCTTGGCGTGCAGTACTCGTTTAGTAACTTCTCGTTTAAG AATATAAGTCAGCTAGTGTCTATCAATATGATGCATATCTCCAAAGAAACACCGGACGACTCCAACCCATCTGTGTCGTGA
- the LOC25491831 gene encoding protein LOW PSII ACCUMULATION 2, chloroplastic, which yields MALQTQFVTSFTTKLQHSFSPTFTIKSEKPSEPSDSIPNKTGVGFGPSNGNNTKRKQKGQRDRASIIRRNPVEKPAFVSEQLQQQPQVQEESAVEKGFILAWLGFGSVILVEGIALAASGFFPDEWDNFLVKYLYPSFTPSVLLFLAGAVAFGVVKYKQNEKLTDQK from the exons atggcGCTACAAACACAATTCGTAACTTCCTTCACCACCAAACTACAACACTCATTCTCTCCCACCTTCACAATCAAATCCGAAAAACCATCTGAACCGTCCGATTCAATTCCCAACAAAACCGGTGTGGGTTTTGGTCCATCAAATGGCAACAACACTAAAAGGAAACAGAAGGGGCAAAGAGATAGAGCTTCCATAATTCGGCGTAATCCGGTTGAAAAACCTGCTTTCGTTTCGgaacaattacaacaacaaccacaagTTCAAGAAGAGAGTGCTGTTGAAAAAGGTTTCATTCTTGCGTGGCTTGGTTTTGGTTCGGTTATTCTTGTTGAGGGTATTGCTCTTGCTGCTTCAg GCTTTTTTCCAGATGAGTGGGACAATTTCCTTGTCAAGTATCTCTATCCATCCTTTACCCCTTCAGTGTTATTGTTTCTTGCTGGAGCAGTAGCATTTGGAGTGGTGAAatataagcagaatgagaaaCTCACGGATCAAAAATAG
- the LOC25491832 gene encoding probable serine/threonine protein kinase IRE isoform X2: MSSNLPPPENDPPPATSSPVSAKSRTLQKFPPIVNRRTATLSSNNVDDECKEENNKNKNHDNEEESEEEEEEEEDVLVTESEFERAECSYSSSILQASSLGLNQIRTRFSSPLRHSSSAGGKVHWNQSKSLKARSQLLILEGNHAAYAKDFQSPRYQEILRLTSGKKRKNRPDIKSFSHELNSKGVRPFPVWKHRAFGQEIMVEIRAKFEKLKEEVDSDLGGFAGDLVGTLEKIPGSHPEWKEGLEDLLVVARQCAKMTAAEFWINCETIVQKLDDKRQDIPVGILKQAHTRLLFILSRCTRLVQFQKESVKEQDHILGLHQLSDLGVYSEQIMKAEESCGFPPSDHEMAEKLIKKSHGKEQDKPITKQSQADQHASVVIDNVEVTTASTDSTPGSSYKMASWRKLPSAAEKNRVGQDAVKDENAENWDTLSCHPDQHSQPSSRTRRPSWGYWGDQQNLLHDDSMICRICEVEIPILHVEEHSRICTIADKCDLKGLNVNERLERVAETIEMLLDSLTPTSSLHEEFNELSLERNNMSSRCSEDMLDLAPDNTFVADDLNLSREISCEAHSLKPDHGAKISSPESLTPRSPLITPRTSQIEMLLSVSGRRPISELESYDQINKLVEIARAVANANSCDESAFQYIVDCVEDLRCVIQNRKEDALIVDTFGRRIEKLLQEKYLTLCEQIHDERAESSNSMADEESSVDDDTIRSLRASPINGFSKDRTSIEDFEIIKPISRGAFGRVFLAQKRSTGDLFAIKVLKKADMIRKNAVEGILAERDILISVRNPFVVRFYYSFTCKENLYLVMEYLNGGDLYSMLRNLGCLDEDMARVYIAEVVLALEYLHSQSIIHRDLKPDNLLIGQDGHIKLTDFGLSKVGLINSTEDLSAPASFTNGFLVDDEPKPRHVSKREARQQQSIVGTPDYLAPEILLGMGHGTTADWWSVGVILYELLVGIPPFNADHAQQIFDNIINRDIQWPKYPEEISFEAYDLMNKLLIENPVQRLGVTGATEVKRHAFFKDVNWDTLARQKAMFIPSAEAHDTSYFMSRYIWNVEDDEHCAGGSDFYDHSETSSSGSGSDSLDEDGDECASLTEFSNSALGVQYSFSNFSFKNISQLVSINMMHISKETPDDSNPSVS, translated from the exons ATGTCTTCCAACCTTCCCCCACCGGAAAATGATCCACCACCAGCGACATCGTCGCCGGTATCCGCCAAATCCAGAACTCTTCAGAAATTCCCTCCCATTGTAAACCGCCGCACCGCGACATTATCATCGAACAATGTAGACGACGAATGCAAAGAAGAGAATAATAAGAACAAGAATCATGACAATGAGGAGgaaagtgaagaagaagaagaagaagaagaagacgtTCTCGTAACTGAAAGTGAATTCGAACGTGCTGAATGTTCTTATTCTTCTTCCATTTTGCAAGCTTCGTCGTTAGGTCTTAATCAAATTCGAACGCGATTCTCTTCGCCTCTTCGTCATTCTTCTTCTGCTG GGGGAAAAGTTCATTGGAATCAATCCAAATCGTTGAAAGCTCGTTCACAACTCCTCATATTGGAG GGAAATCATGCAGCTTATGCCAAAGATTTTCAATCCCCACGTTATCAGGAAATTCTTCGACTTACAAGTGGTAAGAAAAGGAAAAACCGGCCTGATATTAAAAGCTTTTCCCATGAACTTAACTCCAAAGGAGTTAGGCCTTTTCCAGTCTGGAAACATCGTGCCTTTGGGCAG GAAATCATGGTGGAGATTAGAGCTAAGTTTGAAAAACTAAAGGAAGAAGTTGATTCTGATTTGGGTGGTTTTGCTGGTGATTTGGTGGGTACTCTTGAAAAAATACCTGGGTCTCATCCTGAATGGAAAGAGGGGTTGGAAGATTTGTTGGTTGTTGCTCGACAATGTGCAAAGATGACAGCGGCTGAGTTTTGGATCAACTGTGAAACTATTGTTCAAAAACTAGATGATAAACGTCAAGATATACCGGTGGGGATCCTCAAGCAAGCACATACGCGCCTGTTGTTTATTCTCTCTAGGTGCACTCGTCTAGTGCAATTCCAGAAGGAAAGTGTtaaagaacaagatcacattctTGGTCTTCACCAACTCAGCGATCTTGGAGTATATTCCGAGCAAATTATGAAGGCTGAAGAGAGTTGCGGTTTTCCACCTAGTGACCATGAGATGGCTGAGAAGCTGATAAAAAAGTCACATGGGAAAGAGCAAGACAAACCGATTACAAAACAAAGTCAAGCTGATCAACATGCAAGTGTTGTGATTGATAATGTGGAAGTTACTACGGCAAGTACTGATTCGACTCCTGGAAGCAGCTATAAGATGGCTTCTTGGAGAAAGCTTCCATCTGCTGCGGAGAAAAATCGTGTAGGTCAAGATGCAGTAAAAGATGAAAATGCTGAAAACTGGGATACTTTGTCATGTCACCCTGATCAACATTCACAGCCGTCATCTAGAACGCGGAGGCCTTCTTGGGGATATTGGGGAGATCAGCAAAATCTATTACATGATGATTCAATGATCTGCAGGATTTGTGAGGTTGAAATACCAATATTACATGTGGAGGAGCATTCTCGAATATGTACAATAGCtgataaatgtgatttgaaAGGCTTAAATGTAAATGAACGGCTTGAAAGAGTTGCCGAAACAATTGAAATGTTACTTGATTCCTTGACACCAACATCAAGTTTGCATGAAGAGTTCAATGAGTTATCTCTAGAAAGAAATAACATGTCATCTAGATGCTCTGAAGATATGCTTGACCTTGCTCCTGACAATACTTTTGTTGCGGATGATCTAAACCTTTCACGGGAAATATCATGCGAGGCTCATAGCTTAAAACCTGATCATGGCGCAAAGATATCTTCTCCTGAAAGCTTGACACCGCGATCACCGTTGATTACACCCAGAACAAGTCAGATAGAAATGTTACTAAGTGTAAGTGGAAGAAGACCAATATCTGAACTTGAGAGTTACGACCAG ATAAACAAGCTAGTTGAAATAGCTCGTGCTGTTGCAAATGCGAACAGCTGTGACGAAAGTGCTTTCCAGTATATCGTTGATTGCGTGGAAGACCTGAGATGTGTAATTCAGAACAGAAAAGAGGATGCACTTATTGTGGATACTTTCGGTCGACGAATAGAGAAACTTTTGCA agaaaaatatttaactcTTTGTGAGCAAATACACGATGAAAGGGCAGAATCATCAAATAGCATGGCTGATGAAGAGAGTTCAGTGGATGATGATACAATCCGTAGCCTTCGTGCTAGCCCAATTAATGGTTTTTCTAAGGACAGAACCTCTATTGAAgattttgaaataataaaaccAATAAGCAGAGGTGCGTTTGGACGAGTTTTTCTTGCCCAGAAAAGATCGACTGGTGATTTATTTGCTATTAAG GTTCTGAAAAAGGCAGATATGATTCGTAAAAATGCAGTTGAAGGTATTTTGGCTGAGCGAGACATTCTTATATCTGTTCGAAATCCTTTTGTG GTCCGATTTTACTATTCTTTCACATGTAAAGAAAATCTGTATTTGGTTATGGAGTACTTAAATGGTGGAGATCTCTATTCTATGTTGAGAAACTTAGGTTGCTTAGATGAAGATATGGCTCGTGTATATATTGCAGAAGTT GTTCTTGCGTTGGAGTATTTGCATTCGCAAAGTATAATTCACAGAGACTTAAAGCCAGATAACTTACTGATCGGACAAGATGGTCATATTAAG TTGACAGACTTTGGACTCTCAAAAGTTGGTCTCATCAACAGCACGGAGGATTTATCAGCACCCGCATCTTTCACTAATGGTTTTTTAGTCGATGATGAACCAAAACCTCGACATGTTTCAAAAAGGGAGGCACGTCAACAACAATCAATAGTTGGCACTCCAGATTATTTGGCACCCGAAATACTTTTGGGCATGGGACATG GTACAACTGCAGATTGGTGGTCTGTGGGTGTCATACTTTACGAGCTTCTTGTGGGTATTCCACCTTTTAATGCAGATCATGCACAG CAAATATTTGATAACATAATTAACAGAGACATACAATGGCCAAAGTATCCTGAGGAGATTAGCTTTGAAGCATACGATTTGATGAACAA ATTACTGATCGAAAACCCAGTCCAAAGATTAGGTGTAACAGGAGCTACAGAA GTTAAACGCCATGCTTTCTTCAAGGATGTTAATTGGGATACGCTAGCAAGGCAGAAG GCTATGTTCATACCATCAGCTGAAGCTCACGATACAAGTTATTTCATGAGCCGCTACATTTGGAATGTAGAGGATGATGAACATTGTGCTGGAGGTAGTGATTTTTATGACCATTCTGAAACATCCAGCAGTGGTTCAGGAAGCGATTCATTAGATGAAGAT GGCGATGAATGCGCTAGTTTAACAGAATTCAGTAATTCAGCTCTTGGCGTGCAGTACTCGTTTAGTAACTTCTCGTTTAAG AATATAAGTCAGCTAGTGTCTATCAATATGATGCATATCTCCAAAGAAACACCGGACGACTCCAACCCATCTGTGTCGTGA